DNA sequence from the Bacillus pumilus genome:
TTGCTGCAAGCGACGCTGCATTGCCAAGCAAATTTCAGCAAAATGATTCAAGAAATCGCTCAGATCAAAAGAGGGCAGAAGCAGCCCTATTGCGTGTATCTCATGAATTTATATAATCCTTTTCCGCAAATACCTATAGCCGGGCGGTGGCTTCAGCAATACAATCATCAGCTTCGCTCGCTTGCTGCAAATCCGCATGTAGAGGTTGTGGATGTGTACCGGGCGTTTGAAGGACATGAAAATGAGTACTTATCGATTGATCAATTTCATCCGAACCATAAAGGATATGAAGCAATGGCAAAAGCATTGTTTCAACAATCCTGTAAACAGCTGTAATCCATTGGGATTGCAGTTTTTTTCATCCTTTTAAATGAAGGAGGGTTTCGATATGATAAAAGAAACGAAAGCGAAAGAGGTGTGCAGGCATGGAGGAAATCAGTGCATATTTTCAAGAAATGACAGGAACCGCTTATGAAGTGGGAAAACAGCAGGCTGTCTGGATGAAGAAAAAGCAATGGCTACAGACACAATACATTCGAACAGAACCGCTTGCAAAAGAGGCTGTGAAAGAAACGAAGCAGCTGATGCGCCCTTATCTTCCTCAGTTAGAAGAAGAGATTGCTGGATTTTGTGATGAACTGCAATTAGATGAGCGCTATTTGACCTTTTTCTATTCATCTCATCTACAGCCAGGCTGTTCCCACTGCGTGAGGCAGGGGAATATGGCGGCAGGTCAACAAACGGTCATGCTGCGTAACTATGATTTCTCCCCGATATTTGATGATATGCGTCTTGTGACGACACATGTGAAGGGCTTGGCATATCATACAGGCTCGTCACTGCTCTTGTTTGGCAGATCTGATGGGATGAATGAGTATGGTCTTGCTGTGACTTTCTCTGCTTGTGGTCCGCCGGTTGGAAATGAACCCGGTTTAAAGCCTCCAGCAGTTGCCGGCTTGCAAGTGTATCATGTGATTCGATCTGTTCTGGAAAACTGTAGAACGGTTGAGGAAGCCATTCGCTCTATTCAGGAAATGCCCGTTGCCTCAAATGTTCACCTCATGCTTGCCGATCGAAAAGGAGAGGCGGCTGTGATTGAAATTATTGATGGTCAAAAAAGGGTGAGAAGACCGGAGACAGGTTATATTGCCGCAACGAATCATCCGGTTGCTGATCAAACAGCAAAAGGGATGACCAAACATCATTCTGTTGTCAGATACGATATGTTAATGGAAGCTTTAAAAGAACAACGATCAAGTGATTCTCTTGTGAAACTGTTCCAGACAGAATATCCTGATGGTCTGGCTGTGCACAATTATGAGGAGCTGTTTGGAACAATGCGAACCGTCATCTTCCGTCCGGAAGAAGGAACGATGGATTATTGCTTTGGCTCTCCAATATACAATCCGACGTATTCTTTAAAAGCTGGGGGTTCACTGCCTTTTCATGAACAAAAGGTTCAATTTCATCAAAAGGATTATGGACCGTCATTTTGGAGAAATGTATGATCAGACGTTGTATTTAATTTTGTCACAGCTGATGTGCCAAAGTCAGATCAACTTAAGATTGCATCTTTTGTTGAAAGCGTTTTATATTAGGGTACGACAATAGACCTATTTTTGCAGAAGGAGGCATTTCATGTACATAACGGCACGAGAACAAAAGATCATCAAATACATCATTCAGCAAAATCGTTATGTCACGATTCGTGAGATAGCCGATTCTGTTCAGGTGAGTACAAGAACGATTCATAGAGAACTAAAATCGATTAAACCCATATTAAAGAATTATGATCTTTCACTAGATAAACAGCCGGGGAAAGGCTTGAAGGCAGTCGGTGAACGGGAGGATAAACAGCGGCTTCTTGCTCATATGTCAAATGAGGATCAAATTGAATATAGCTCTGATGAACGGAAGCTCTTAATATTATGTGCGCTGCTTGAAGCAAAGGAACCGGTGAAATTATATACACTCGCTTCCGATTTGCAGGTCACAAATGCGACGATCAGCTATGACTTAGATGAACTGACGGAGTGGATCGCGCCATACGGTTTGCAGCTGATCCGAAAACGCGGGTATGGCATTGAATTAAAAGGACCGGAGGAAGCAAAACGAAAGATTGTCGGCAACCTCATTGTCGACCGGCTCGATATTCAATTATTTTTAGAAACGATTGAAATGAATATCAAGCAACGAACGAAAGCGACGGAAAAAGTGTTTGGCGTTGTCAGCAGAGGGCAGCTGCTCAAGGTAGAAAGACTTCTCTTTCATTTGAAAAATCGACTGTCACTCTCTTTATCTGATAGTGCCTATATTGCGCTTGTCGTTCACTTAACCTATGCTATCGAACGGATTCAGCTTGGCGAAACCATTCGAATGGAAGAGGAAGAGCTGCTTGAACTAAAGCGGACGAAAGAATTTGAATCATCACTGCGAATCGCAAGAGCACTTGAACGCATGTTTAATGTCGAAATCCCTGAAGCAGAGGTTGGATATATGACCATCCATCTGCGCAGTGCAAACCGCAGCTTTGGGGCAGAATACCGTATTGATGAAATCGAGCTGGATATCGCGATTAGAACGAAGAAGCTCATTGATTTTATTTCAAATAAAACTGGCTATCATTTAAATGAGAATGATTCATTGTATGAGGGACTCGTGTCTCATCTTGAACCTGCCATGAACCGTTTAAAGGAAAAGATGAGAATCTACAATCCACTTACACAACAAATTAAAAAGGACTACTTTTTACTTTTCATGGCGATTGAAGAAGGAGTCGAACGTTTCTTTCCAGAGATCGAATTTCCAGAGGATGAAATCGCCTTTATTGTGCTTCACTTTGGCTCAGTGCTTGAGATCAAAAAAGAAGAAACGAACATTCATGCATTGGTCGTGTGCTCAAGCGGGATCGGTTCCTCTAAAATGCTCGCATCTCGGTTAAAAAAAGAATTGCCAGAGATCGCCGAATTCGATCTGTCTTCCTTGATGGAGCTAAAAGAAATCGATGCATCAAGCTATGACATGATTGTCTCGACCGTCCCTATCCCATATGAGCATATCGATTACATCATGGTCAGTCCGCTCTTAAACGAGGATGATGCTATGCGTGTGAAGGCTCATATTAAACGAAAGATCCCTTATATGATTGAGAAAAAAAGGATGAAAGAAGCTGCCAAAGAAGCGGTACAAGAATCCGTTAATATGATGGCGGTTGCAGAGCGGGTGACGAATTACATGTCTGTGATTCGCAGCATCTTGTCCCATTTCACCATCGACAATAGAAAGGCGATGCCGCAGCATGAGGCAACAATCAGTCAGCTGCTTCGTCAGCTTGAAGAGGAAGGATTTATCACACATGCGGATGAGGTAGCAAGTGGTTTACTAGAACGTGAACAGCAAGGTGGTTTAGGGATTCCTGGTACAGAATTTGCTCTTTTTCATTTAAAGCATACGTTCATCAAGGAACCCATCTTTCATATTTATGATCTTGATCAGGCATACGAGGTCAAAAGCATGGACGGCGGGCAGCAGCAGATGTCACGAATGCTCATGATGCTGGCGCCGCTAGAGCTAGGCAAGGAAGGGTCAGAAATGTTTAGTCTGATCAGTTCATCCATCATTGAAAGTGAGGAAAGCATGACGCTTTATGGTCATGGGTTAAAGGAAGACATTGAACAGAAATTGCATCAGCTGTTCTATCAATTTGTCAAAGAGGTAAAGTGGTAAGAAAAAAGCCGAGGGCTTATTCGCTTCTCAGTTCAGATTGTAGACAAAGGGCTAAAATGATTTTTATTTTAGCCCTTTGTCTTCTTTTCAGCGTGATAGAAAACCTTTGCAGTCTAGGAAGGGCGAGCACCGGAGCGGAGCGAATTTGACATTCGTGAGCACCGAAGCGCAGACCTGACAAAGAATGCGAGGGTTTGTCTACACGCTGGGCCGAGAGCTTATTCGCTTCTCGGCTTTTTGGCTGTGACACAGACAGCAAGCGTTGGACGAATTTCCTCATACTCAACAGAAAAATGGTCAAACCCCGCAAACTGTAAATCATTCAATATGTTTTCACCCATCTCTTTTGTCCGGCTCGCATCAGCACCTTTTTCTCTTGGCTGCATCACAATGACGAGTTTTCCGCCGGGTTTCAACGTGTGATAAAGGTTGAGTAGGCCAGTCTTTGGATCATCCCAAATCGTAAAGTTGTTCACAGACAGTACTTTGTCATACTGCTCTCCCGGCAAACGTGTTTTCTCGATTTTTCCTACATACAGCCGGACTTGTTTGTCTTTTGACCGTTTGCTGACGCGGGATTTTGCTTGCTCCTGCATGGTGGAGGAAGCATCTAGTCCATCTATATGGAGACCTTCATAATGCTTAAGCATATGCTTGATGCTGTAGCCGGGACCATAGCCTATTTCTAAAATGTTTTCACCATCTGACAAATCTAAATGCTGGATCGCCGACTGATTCAGTGCTTTATTTTCATTTGCCATAATGAAGCCTGCAATGCTTCCGAGCCAGCCTTTTGGTTTGCTAAAGGTTTTCGAAATGGTTGACAGCATGTGAGAACGCTCCTTTTTAATGATCATGTAACCGATTTTATCCATCTTGAAACATGCCGTTTTTCAAAACGCATCTATGCCACATAAGGATGTTTGAGTGGAAAAATGAGGTGGTAATGAAAGGATACATCAACAAATCAAGGAGGAGCTTACACATGGATTTACGTGAATATTTAACAAATGGCATTCCGCGCCAAACACAGGATCAGCAGCCAGGCAGTGAAAGGGAAATGAATCCTGCGCCGATCTTTGAGGATGAATCATATCAAGGGTCTGGCAAGCTCAAAGGGAAAGTCGCACTGATTACAGGCGGAGATAGTGGAATTGGACGTGCTGTGTCTGTTGCCTATGCAAAAGAAGGGGCACACGTCGCCATTGTGTACTTAAATGAACATGAGGATGCAAAGGATACGCAAAAGCGCGTAGAACAGGAAGGCGTCAAATGTTTAACGATTGCAGGAGATGTCGGTGACGAAGCCTTTTGCGAGAAAGCGGTAGAAAAAACAGTTGAAGCCTTTGGGCAATTAGATATTTTAGTGAATAATGCGGCTGAACAGCATCCGAAAGAACGGATTCAGGATATATCTAGTGAACAGCTTCACCAAACCTTTAGAACCAACTTCTATTCCTATTTTTATTTTACAAAGAAAGCACTGGATTACTTAAAACCAGGAAGTACAATTATTAATACAACATCCATTAACCCATATCGAGGCAACAAAGTGCTGATTGATTATACGGCGACAAAAGGCGCCATCAATGGCTTTACGCGTTCTATGGCTCAGTCGCTTGTGAAGGATGGGATTCGGGTGAACGGAGTAGCGCCAGGTCCAATTTGGACGCCGCTCATTCCATCTACATTTGATGAGGATCGTGTGGAAAGCTTCGGGGCAGAAACCCCAATGGGAAGACCAGGACAGCCTGTAGAACATGTCGGCTGCTATGTGCTGCTTGCTTCTGACGAATCGTCTTATATGACAGGACAAACACTTCACGTCAACGGCGGTTCCTTTATGAATACATGATCAATAGCGCACCGCCCACCTGATTGGGCGGTGTGTTTAGTATTTCTTGCGATTTTTCTGCACAGATGAGACAGACCATACGATAATGCCCACAACAACTGCCGCAATGACAAGTGAACTTAAATGGAACATCGTTTCATGATGCATGTTCAACTTCTCCCTTCATTGAGCCTGTTTTCTATAGCATCAGCCAGAAGATCTCTTTTTATGAAAAACACATTTCTTTGTTTAATGAATGGATTGTCGTGGAAACCTAAGAGTACGGATGAAATTTGAAGGAGTGAAACGATATGTCACAAGAAGAATTAAAACAAAAGGTACTCAATCTATTAGATGAACAAAAGGTCGGAACACTGGCGACCGTTGAACAGGATAAGCCGCATACCCGCTACATGACTTTTTTCCATGAGGGACTGACATTATATACACCAACGAGCAAAGAAACACATAAAGCAGACGAAATTGAAAAAAACCCGAATGTCCATATTCTCATTGGTTATTCAGGTGAAGGATTCGGTGACACGTATGCAGAAATCGCAGGTACCGCCACATTAACCGATGATCCAGAACTGATCGACCGCCTTTGGTCTGAGGAGATGGAGAAATGGTTTAAAGGAAAAGATGATCCGAACCTAGTGATTCTGAAGATTGATCCAACATCTATTCGTTACATGAATGAAGGAAACCGTACTCCAGCTGAATTATCACTTTAACACTTGCATAAGATGGGGGGATGTGTTATAGTTTTATATTAAGTGTTGAAATAAGCAAATAAATAAAGAAAGTAAACTTTCTTTTTTCTATGACATAATGAGAAGCAATAGAGCTTCTACTAGATAAGAACGAGACGCTGTCAAAGCGAACAAACTTATTCTTTTCCTTCTGCACCCGCCCCCTATAAAAGCGGAAGAGTGGAAAAAAGACGTTTTGATTTACAATTCACACTGGCACGGCTTCGGAGCCGTAAGGACGAATGAGAGGTAGGGCTTTCGTTGTCTTGTTATCCAGAACTTCCATGGCGTTTACTTTCAAACGTAGGTTCACTCGGAACACATATGACACACTGATATGATCGAATCTTAATTCATACACTCCGTAACGGAGATCACACATTGATTATTTATTTGCATGAAAAAAGCAAGAAAAAGGCTGCCATCTATTTGGCAGCCTTTTTCATTGGATTCATTTCATGATCACTCACTTCTTCCTTTCTTCTGATAACGCCAAATCTTCTGAATAAAAAAGAACATCACCGCAAACAAAATAGAAAAAATGAACATGTCCAAGAGTGTCACGCCTCTATTTGGGTGCACAATGCCAAACCAAACCAATTGCAGAACAAAAGAGATAGCAAAATAACTAATGGATTCTTTCATGATTTTCCCCCTTTCATTTATTTTTTTGACCTTTTAGCCATAACAGCCAAATGAAGAAGGAACCGATGATACATGATAGTAAAGTGATGGGCGGCAAGGTATGCCAGCTAGTCAGCCCCTTTACAAAACACATATAAAAAAAGAAAATGGAAATGGATACGAGCACCCATTGCTTGAACCAACGGGGAACACGCAGCCAAGCCGCTAGAATGATCGATGATAGCTTACTCATTGTGATAACATCCTTTTTTTCGAATCTAATTGGATTTTATCGCAAACAACCAAGTTTGTAAAATATGGAACTTAAAGGCTGAAAGGGTATTCTTCTAGCATGAAACATTCTCGCTGCACTGACGTATAAGATAAAGGAACCTCATGAAAGGAAGCGATCAAGTGAAAAGAATACCAGTGATTTTCCTCAGATATATTGTCTTCTTTATTCCAGCGATCATTCTTAGTGTCTTGGTGTGGAACCATTACCAAGATGATTTGTCAGCAGGGAAAGTGACGGAATATGACGTCAAACGAATGTTTACATTTGATGAAGGAAAACGAGTGGTGAGTGCTGTATCAAAAGACCAGCAGCTCCATTTTGAAATGTATGATCCTCAATCAGGAAAAAGAATCAGTGAATGGACGACAGCAAGCGATTCGTTTAATGAAATGCTGCCATCCATTCAAGGTAACAATCTCTTACTTGCTTTAAAAAATAAAGACGGGCAGCTGTTGATCGAGAAACTAACGCCAAGCGGAGAAAAGAAAGAGCTCGTTAAGCAAAATCTACAGATACCCTCGTTTTTAAAAACGAATACATATCAATGGAATGGACGGCTTGTGTTTACAGGAGAAATGGAAGGCGCCGCTGCAGTCCTTGGTGAGCTAAAGGATGGTCAGTTTCATGTGCACAATCTAAGCGAGCTAAAGCTGCCAGCAAGGCCAGTCTCTATGGATGTTGTCATGAATTCCTTTAGAGGACAGACGCCTATTCCTATATTTGAATTGACTTTGAAAAATGACCAGAAGGCATATGTCAGCGGAGTCTCAAACGATAAGAATCAGCTTGGGGTCTATGTCTCCAAAAACGCTGAACCGTTTAGCCTCATTGAAGATAAAGTGGAGCAACAGCTGGAAAAAACGATCGGAACATCCCAAAACTTTGCAGTCGCTGTCGAATCTAACTATCCAAAAAGACCAAGGAAAGTGAATGCAGAGGGAAGGCTTGGGGAAGTCGTCCCAACACCAAAACCGATTTATCAAACCCTTATCTACCAGCTTAATGAGGAAGAAGTTCTTCTTGCAGGCTCTACAGCAAAGGACGAAGCAAAAGGCAAGCTGACTGGTTATATTTATAACCACCGCACCAATAAGACAACGTCCGTCAGCAAGCTTTTGCAGTCGTTTTCATATGAAACGTTACAAAGAGAAGGACTCTCTTTCAATAAAAATGTGAAAAGCGATTGGATCTATTATTCAATCGACAATCAATTAACGGGTGCATTTGAGACGAAGAGCAAAGAGCTAAAGGAATTTCCTTTGAAAAAAATGATCTCAATCGAAAACGCCAGTCCTGCTCACCAAACGTCTGTAGACACCTTTATGCAATATGTCATGAAAGGCGGACCACTCATTCTCAACTGGGCGATATGGCTCTTTATCCCACTGCTGTTATTTGTGCTAGCGATCTTCCTGCCACCGATTTTGAGACTGGTGAGAAAGAACAAGATAAAAGACAGTGTCACATTAGAAGCCAATATTGTATCTGTCAAAGAAACGGGTACCTACATCAACGAACAGCCGCTTGTCAAAATGCAGCTGCAATTTCAATATGATGGGGAAAATATCGAGAAGGCAGTTAAAACGGTTGTATCCTACACCCAAATACCGCAGCCGGGTCAGCGTATCGCCATTCTCTACAATCCGAAGAAGAAAAAGGCGATGCTCTTAAAAGAGGGGGACTTCTCACAGACAAGTGAGCCAAAGTTCATCAAAGGCGCTGTTTTAAGAAATATAGAATCATATGGAACCGTAGGACGAGGCACGGTCTTATCGCTTACATTTGAAGCAGATCAGAAAAGGTATACCATTCCGATGATTCAAGCCGCTGGTTTTGAATTTAGAACAGGAGAAAAAGCCGACCTCGTCGACATTAGCGGTCAGTTGAAAATGGCAGCCTATGGCCATGAAGTGCGGAATCGATCGGGGAAAGACGTGACATTAACAGGAACCATCCAGCGGGTGAAGCAATATCCAGTCACGATTCATGGTCAGAAGCCTATCATGCTAGATGTGACGGTTTCTAGCGGAGATCAGTCCATCACAAAAACGGTCAGTCAATTCATCCCTGATCATATGGAGGTCGCGCCAGGAACTCAAATCACGATGCAGACAAAACAAGAAGAGATGGATAAAGAAATCAGTCTCATGCAAGAGAAACAAGGAAGTGCAAAAGTGACCCATGTCGCATTTGCTGGTGTCATCGGCAACCAGCCGCTAGCGATCATTCAGATTGAGCGAGATGGCATGATGTATGAAGTGAAACAGCCAATCGATC
Encoded proteins:
- a CDS encoding C45 family autoproteolytic acyltransferase/hydolase; this encodes MEEISAYFQEMTGTAYEVGKQQAVWMKKKQWLQTQYIRTEPLAKEAVKETKQLMRPYLPQLEEEIAGFCDELQLDERYLTFFYSSHLQPGCSHCVRQGNMAAGQQTVMLRNYDFSPIFDDMRLVTTHVKGLAYHTGSSLLLFGRSDGMNEYGLAVTFSACGPPVGNEPGLKPPAVAGLQVYHVIRSVLENCRTVEEAIRSIQEMPVASNVHLMLADRKGEAAVIEIIDGQKRVRRPETGYIAATNHPVADQTAKGMTKHHSVVRYDMLMEALKEQRSSDSLVKLFQTEYPDGLAVHNYEELFGTMRTVIFRPEEGTMDYCFGSPIYNPTYSLKAGGSLPFHEQKVQFHQKDYGPSFWRNV
- a CDS encoding class I SAM-dependent methyltransferase, which translates into the protein MLSTISKTFSKPKGWLGSIAGFIMANENKALNQSAIQHLDLSDGENILEIGYGPGYSIKHMLKHYEGLHIDGLDASSTMQEQAKSRVSKRSKDKQVRLYVGKIEKTRLPGEQYDKVLSVNNFTIWDDPKTGLLNLYHTLKPGGKLVIVMQPREKGADASRTKEMGENILNDLQFAGFDHFSVEYEEIRPTLAVCVTAKKPRSE
- a CDS encoding BglG family transcription antiterminator, coding for MYITAREQKIIKYIIQQNRYVTIREIADSVQVSTRTIHRELKSIKPILKNYDLSLDKQPGKGLKAVGEREDKQRLLAHMSNEDQIEYSSDERKLLILCALLEAKEPVKLYTLASDLQVTNATISYDLDELTEWIAPYGLQLIRKRGYGIELKGPEEAKRKIVGNLIVDRLDIQLFLETIEMNIKQRTKATEKVFGVVSRGQLLKVERLLFHLKNRLSLSLSDSAYIALVVHLTYAIERIQLGETIRMEEEELLELKRTKEFESSLRIARALERMFNVEIPEAEVGYMTIHLRSANRSFGAEYRIDEIELDIAIRTKKLIDFISNKTGYHLNENDSLYEGLVSHLEPAMNRLKEKMRIYNPLTQQIKKDYFLLFMAIEEGVERFFPEIEFPEDEIAFIVLHFGSVLEIKKEETNIHALVVCSSGIGSSKMLASRLKKELPEIAEFDLSSLMELKEIDASSYDMIVSTVPIPYEHIDYIMVSPLLNEDDAMRVKAHIKRKIPYMIEKKRMKEAAKEAVQESVNMMAVAERVTNYMSVIRSILSHFTIDNRKAMPQHEATISQLLRQLEEEGFITHADEVASGLLEREQQGGLGIPGTEFALFHLKHTFIKEPIFHIYDLDQAYEVKSMDGGQQQMSRMLMMLAPLELGKEGSEMFSLISSSIIESEESMTLYGHGLKEDIEQKLHQLFYQFVKEVKW
- a CDS encoding SDR family oxidoreductase; this translates as MDLREYLTNGIPRQTQDQQPGSEREMNPAPIFEDESYQGSGKLKGKVALITGGDSGIGRAVSVAYAKEGAHVAIVYLNEHEDAKDTQKRVEQEGVKCLTIAGDVGDEAFCEKAVEKTVEAFGQLDILVNNAAEQHPKERIQDISSEQLHQTFRTNFYSYFYFTKKALDYLKPGSTIINTTSINPYRGNKVLIDYTATKGAINGFTRSMAQSLVKDGIRVNGVAPGPIWTPLIPSTFDEDRVESFGAETPMGRPGQPVEHVGCYVLLASDESSYMTGQTLHVNGGSFMNT
- a CDS encoding GDSL-type esterase/lipase family protein — translated: MGRSYVAIGDSLTVGVGARLFGGGFAERYQWMLEKKTHTPVELSVFAKSGLTTDQILQLFKRSDVRRAIAAADIITITGCGNDLVQAIQQYEKGEDEKKLLQATLHCQANFSKMIQEIAQIKRGQKQPYCVYLMNLYNPFPQIPIAGRWLQQYNHQLRSLAANPHVEVVDVYRAFEGHENEYLSIDQFHPNHKGYEAMAKALFQQSCKQL
- a CDS encoding pyridoxamine 5'-phosphate oxidase family protein; this encodes MSQEELKQKVLNLLDEQKVGTLATVEQDKPHTRYMTFFHEGLTLYTPTSKETHKADEIEKNPNVHILIGYSGEGFGDTYAEIAGTATLTDDPELIDRLWSEEMEKWFKGKDDPNLVILKIDPTSIRYMNEGNRTPAELSL